The proteins below are encoded in one region of Methanomassiliicoccus luminyensis B10:
- the trpA gene encoding tryptophan synthase subunit alpha, with the protein MSRISQRLSNGGGLVCYLTAGFPSEGRDLDYVLACVEGGADVVEIGAPFSDPVADGKVIQYTSQKALENGTTPAKVFDLVRKVRERSDVPIAIMGYYNPIFRIGEERYVRGAKAAGADGFIVPDLPMEESASLERSCSAEGVDLIQLVGPTTSEERMKRIAARSSGFLYVVSSLGTTGARGDVPSSVGGLVARAKKAAGPLPVSVGFGISRPEHVREVLATGANAAIVGSAILQKVIDGESPERVSALVRSLKEATGR; encoded by the coding sequence ATGAGCCGCATCTCTCAACGCCTGAGCAACGGCGGCGGACTGGTATGCTACCTCACCGCCGGGTTCCCCTCCGAGGGCAGGGACCTCGACTACGTCCTGGCCTGCGTGGAGGGCGGAGCGGACGTGGTGGAGATCGGGGCGCCGTTCTCCGATCCCGTGGCCGACGGGAAGGTGATACAGTACACTTCCCAGAAGGCCCTGGAGAACGGCACCACCCCGGCCAAGGTGTTCGATCTCGTGAGAAAGGTCAGGGAGAGGAGCGACGTCCCCATAGCGATCATGGGCTACTACAATCCCATCTTCCGCATCGGCGAGGAGCGGTACGTGAGGGGAGCGAAGGCGGCCGGGGCGGACGGGTTCATCGTTCCCGACCTGCCCATGGAGGAGTCCGCTTCGCTGGAACGGTCCTGCTCCGCCGAGGGCGTGGACCTCATACAGCTTGTGGGCCCGACCACCTCTGAGGAGAGGATGAAACGCATCGCCGCGAGGTCGTCCGGGTTCCTGTACGTGGTGAGCTCACTGGGGACCACCGGCGCGAGGGGGGACGTCCCCTCCTCGGTCGGAGGATTGGTGGCCCGGGCCAAGAAGGCGGCCGGCCCGCTCCCCGTGTCCGTGGGCTTCGGGATATCCCGCCCCGAGCACGTCAGGGAGGTCCTCGCCACCGGCGCGAACGCCGCCATTGTCGGCAGCGCGATCCTGCAGAAGGTCATCGACGGCGAAAGCCCCGAGCGGGTCAGCGCCCTGGTCCGCTCGCTAAAGGAAGCCACAGGCAGATGA
- the trpD gene encoding anthranilate phosphoribosyltransferase, translating to MMITEHPDALAHRLVAGDFEPSAMAETLTRMASRGETPGEVTAMVNAFRDAAIPVYTCHDAVLDLCGTGGAPFRTFNVSTTSSFVVASLGVPVAKHGNRSNRGPCGSADVLEALGANIALGPGAAGAILDEIGFTFLFAQVYHPAMRNAAPVRKQLRSRTVFNMLGPLLNPVRAKRRQLIGVYSADLLELLPPVLDAIGVEKALIVHGRPGMDEISVLDQTRVVEIDRGSVDKYVIDPRVMGMYHPCAAEVRDLPPAQAARATREVLSGVRGARRDMVVMNAACGLIAYGAADDLNVAIRKCERAIDSGKALAKLEEYISRSNAVTS from the coding sequence ATGATGATCACCGAACACCCCGACGCGCTGGCCCACCGCCTGGTGGCCGGGGATTTCGAGCCCTCGGCAATGGCCGAGACCCTTACGCGCATGGCCAGCCGAGGGGAGACCCCCGGGGAGGTGACCGCCATGGTGAACGCCTTCCGCGACGCCGCCATACCGGTGTACACCTGCCACGATGCGGTCCTGGACCTCTGCGGCACCGGAGGCGCTCCGTTCCGCACCTTCAATGTCTCCACCACTTCCTCGTTCGTGGTGGCGTCGCTGGGAGTCCCGGTGGCGAAGCACGGCAACCGCTCCAACCGGGGGCCGTGCGGGAGTGCCGATGTGCTCGAGGCCCTGGGCGCCAATATTGCCCTGGGTCCGGGAGCGGCCGGGGCCATCCTCGACGAGATCGGCTTCACCTTCCTGTTCGCCCAAGTATATCATCCGGCGATGCGCAACGCCGCCCCGGTTCGGAAGCAGCTGCGCTCCCGGACGGTTTTCAACATGCTCGGACCTCTGCTGAACCCGGTGCGGGCCAAGCGCAGGCAGCTCATCGGAGTGTACTCGGCCGATCTCCTGGAACTCCTGCCCCCGGTGCTGGACGCCATCGGCGTGGAGAAAGCCCTCATCGTCCACGGGCGCCCCGGCATGGACGAGATATCGGTCCTGGACCAGACCAGGGTGGTCGAGATCGACCGCGGCAGCGTCGACAAATACGTCATCGACCCCCGGGTGATGGGCATGTACCACCCCTGCGCGGCGGAGGTCCGGGACCTGCCCCCGGCCCAGGCGGCGCGGGCCACCCGTGAAGTGCTCAGCGGCGTGAGGGGGGCGAGGCGTGACATGGTGGTCATGAACGCGGCCTGCGGCCTCATTGCGTACGGCGCGGCGGACGACCTCAACGTGGCGATAAGGAAGTGCGAGAGGGCCATCGACTCCGGCAAGGCGCTGGCCAAGCTGGAGGAATACATCTCCCGCAGCAACGCCGTAACGAGCTGA
- a CDS encoding indole-3-glycerol-phosphate synthase, translating to MADHLEQLVENARGLAAGGYYDFVGPSSPGPSLSRALRSSASFPIIAEVKLSSPSQGDISSHSPRKLVRDYMGAGAAALSVLTEPNRFKGSLDSLLLASAENAPVLMKDIIVSREQIRAGATRGASALLLIEGAFGATGRKDRDDLVAYAHELGVEVVLEAGRAEEINGIMSSEADVLGFNQRDLRTLTIDPGAGARNLPRLKKDGRPVVVMSGIGSREQVVALKDSGADAVLVGTSLSSSPDPGAKLRSMAVPR from the coding sequence ATGGCTGATCACTTGGAGCAGCTGGTGGAGAACGCCCGCGGCCTGGCGGCAGGCGGATATTACGACTTCGTGGGCCCGTCGTCCCCGGGTCCCTCGCTGAGCAGGGCGCTGCGCTCCTCGGCCTCGTTCCCCATCATCGCCGAGGTCAAGCTGTCCTCGCCGTCGCAGGGGGACATCTCCTCCCACTCCCCGCGGAAGCTGGTGCGCGACTACATGGGGGCGGGGGCCGCCGCGCTGTCCGTGCTCACGGAGCCGAACCGTTTCAAGGGCTCGCTGGACTCCCTGCTGCTCGCTTCGGCGGAGAACGCGCCTGTACTGATGAAAGATATCATCGTGTCCCGGGAGCAGATACGGGCCGGCGCCACCAGAGGGGCGAGCGCGTTGCTGCTGATCGAGGGCGCGTTCGGCGCCACCGGCCGAAAGGACCGGGACGATCTCGTCGCCTACGCGCACGAGTTAGGGGTCGAGGTGGTCCTGGAAGCGGGCAGGGCCGAGGAGATCAACGGGATCATGAGCAGCGAGGCGGACGTCCTGGGATTCAACCAGAGGGACCTGCGAACGCTGACCATCGACCCGGGAGCGGGGGCGAGGAACCTTCCCCGGCTAAAGAAGGACGGCCGGCCGGTGGTGGTGATGAGCGGGATCGGCTCGCGCGAGCAGGTGGTGGCCCTGAAGGACTCCGGGGCCGATGCCGTGCTCGTCGGCACCTCTCTGTCATCCTCCCCCGACCCCGGGGCCAAGCTCCGATCGATGGCGGTGCCGAGATGA
- a CDS encoding phosphoribosylanthranilate isomerase, translated as MTKVKICGMMRPQDVEMSSGADYNGFVVNAGTRRSLTVEKARDLMSVCSRSRVVVTNFRDASMLIDLASSLEPEVLQISAPVGDGTLAAVKAGAGCELWAVAHVGSGDEGPRVRMIKGIADAVMLDTYSPAGGGAGLSHDWSASSRLKELADPAPIILAGGLDSDNVEYAVRAVGPFAVDVSSGVEVGGAKDPERVRKFIDVVRLCQ; from the coding sequence ATGACCAAGGTGAAGATATGCGGCATGATGCGCCCCCAGGACGTGGAGATGTCCTCCGGCGCCGATTACAACGGGTTCGTGGTGAACGCCGGCACCAGGCGCTCTCTTACTGTGGAGAAAGCGAGGGATCTCATGTCCGTCTGCTCCCGCTCCAGAGTGGTGGTGACCAACTTCAGGGATGCGAGCATGCTCATCGACCTCGCTTCCTCCCTGGAGCCGGAGGTGCTGCAGATCAGCGCCCCCGTCGGCGATGGGACGCTGGCCGCTGTCAAGGCGGGCGCGGGGTGCGAGCTGTGGGCAGTGGCGCATGTCGGCAGCGGGGACGAGGGACCAAGGGTCAGGATGATCAAGGGGATCGCCGACGCGGTGATGCTCGATACCTACTCCCCCGCCGGCGGGGGAGCGGGCCTCTCCCACGACTGGAGCGCCAGCTCCAGGCTGAAGGAACTGGCCGACCCCGCGCCTATCATCCTGGCGGGAGGGTTGGACAGCGATAATGTTGAATACGCCGTCAGAGCTGTGGGGCCGTTCGCGGTGGACGTGTCCAGCGGTGTCGAGGTCGGCGGCGCCAAGGACCCGGAACGGGTCAGGAAGTTCATCGACGTGGTGAGACTATGTCAGTAA
- the trpB gene encoding tryptophan synthase subunit beta: MSVKEDRTRFGEFGGQYVPEILMPALEELEEAYEAVKRDRTFHDELRWYMRYYGGRPTPLYYARRLTERCGGAKIYLKREDLCHGGAHKFNNVMGQALLCKRMGKERVIAETGAGQHGTATAMACAVLGLKAEIYMGSEDIKRQEMNVFRMKLMGAKVHPVESGSKTLKDALNEAFRDWAASVETTYYLLGTAAGPHPYPRMVCDFQSVIGNEIRSDLNELEGRLPDLLVACVGGGSNAIGTFHPFIDDKGVGFLGAEAAGAGIPTGKHAASLSGGKIGVLHGCKSYLLQDENGLIKNTHSISAGLDYPGVGPEHSMLKDIGRAEYVGVTDDEALAAFHTLSEVEGIIPALESSHAVHAGMERAKGMRNDQIVVITVSGRGDKDLETVIGLMEGAR; encoded by the coding sequence ATGTCAGTAAAAGAGGACAGGACCAGGTTCGGGGAGTTCGGGGGACAGTACGTCCCGGAGATACTCATGCCCGCCCTGGAAGAGCTGGAGGAAGCGTACGAGGCGGTGAAGAGGGACAGGACGTTCCACGACGAGCTTCGGTGGTACATGCGCTACTACGGCGGGAGGCCCACGCCCCTTTACTACGCCCGGCGCCTCACCGAGAGATGCGGGGGTGCCAAGATCTACCTCAAGAGGGAGGACCTCTGCCACGGCGGCGCGCACAAGTTCAACAACGTCATGGGCCAGGCGCTGCTGTGCAAGCGCATGGGCAAGGAGCGCGTGATCGCCGAGACCGGAGCGGGGCAGCATGGCACCGCCACCGCGATGGCCTGCGCGGTCCTCGGCCTCAAGGCCGAGATCTACATGGGCAGCGAGGACATCAAGCGGCAGGAGATGAACGTGTTCCGCATGAAGCTCATGGGAGCGAAGGTACATCCCGTCGAGTCAGGCTCCAAGACCCTCAAGGACGCGCTCAACGAAGCGTTCCGAGACTGGGCCGCTTCGGTGGAGACCACCTATTATCTGCTGGGCACGGCGGCGGGACCGCATCCCTACCCCCGGATGGTCTGCGATTTCCAGAGCGTTATCGGCAACGAGATACGCTCCGATCTCAACGAGCTCGAGGGCAGGCTGCCCGATCTCCTGGTGGCCTGCGTGGGCGGCGGCTCCAACGCCATCGGGACGTTCCATCCGTTCATCGACGACAAGGGCGTGGGCTTCCTCGGCGCCGAGGCCGCGGGCGCCGGCATCCCCACCGGCAAGCACGCCGCCTCCCTGAGCGGCGGGAAGATAGGCGTTCTGCACGGCTGCAAGTCCTATCTGCTCCAGGACGAGAACGGCTTGATCAAGAACACCCATTCCATCTCCGCCGGGCTCGACTACCCGGGAGTGGGGCCGGAGCACTCCATGCTCAAGGACATCGGCCGGGCCGAGTATGTCGGCGTTACCGACGATGAGGCCCTTGCCGCGTTCCACACCCTCAGCGAGGTGGAGGGAATCATCCCCGCGCTCGAATCGTCGCACGCCGTGCACGCGGGGATGGAGAGGGCGAAGGGGATGAGGAATGACCAGATCGTGGTCATTACCGTCTCCGGCCGCGGGGACAAGGACCTGGAGACCGTCATAGGGCTGATGGAGGGAGCGAGATGA